One segment of Halococcus saccharolyticus DSM 5350 DNA contains the following:
- a CDS encoding creatininase family protein — translation MSSRTSVRLAEHTWPEIEAALDDGTTTAVVAVGSVEQHGPHLPVIMDTLAGDELSRRIADRLGDALAAPTIRPGCSGHHMAFPGTITIAPETLMDLVRSYCESLDEHGFEHVVLVPTHGGNFAPVNTVAPEIAREIDANVIAIADLDENMRLMNEGLREAGVEYEEPVIHAGAAETAIVLAVNEGLVRTDELAVGHEGEVSASRLLSEGFDAISENGVLGDPREGTAEAGEAILERIATAYAERIDAERDAT, via the coding sequence ATGTCTTCTCGCACGTCAGTCCGGCTAGCGGAGCACACGTGGCCGGAGATCGAGGCAGCGCTCGACGACGGCACCACGACGGCGGTCGTGGCCGTCGGATCGGTCGAACAGCACGGCCCACATCTTCCGGTGATCATGGACACGCTCGCGGGCGACGAACTCTCGCGGCGGATCGCCGACCGCCTTGGCGACGCCCTCGCCGCACCCACGATCCGACCCGGCTGCTCGGGCCATCACATGGCGTTCCCCGGCACGATCACGATCGCGCCCGAGACGCTGATGGATCTGGTTCGATCGTACTGTGAGTCGCTCGACGAGCACGGGTTCGAGCACGTCGTTCTCGTTCCGACCCACGGCGGCAACTTCGCGCCCGTCAACACCGTCGCACCCGAGATCGCCCGCGAGATCGATGCGAACGTGATCGCGATCGCGGATCTCGACGAGAACATGCGGCTGATGAACGAAGGACTCCGCGAGGCCGGTGTCGAATACGAGGAGCCGGTGATCCACGCGGGAGCCGCCGAAACCGCGATCGTGCTCGCGGTGAACGAGGGCCTCGTCCGGACGGACGAACTCGCGGTCGGTCACGAAGGCGAGGTGTCGGCATCCAGACTGCTCAGCGAAGGGTTCGATGCGATCAGCGAGAACGGGGTTCTCGGCGATCCGCGGGAAGGAACGGCCGAAGCGGGTGAGGCGATTCTCGAACGGATCGCGACCGCGTACGCCGAGCGGATCGACGCCGAACGCGACGCCACCTGA
- a CDS encoding HpcH/HpaI aldolase family protein has protein sequence MDPTADMAAFRQAVRSGEPVVGGWVSIGHPAVAEITGAAGYDFVTIDTEHAANSIETVENLVRAVDAAGDAIPIVRPPTADPVAIKRLLDTGVGGIMVPRVDSAETAASVVEATRYPPAGVRGTAASRASGYGRTFPTYLEWADDALTRIIQIETEAAVAAAGDIAGVEGVDALFVGPTDLSAALDVHLDFEADDFRAAVGTVIDAAADENVPVGVFATDPDRIDDWLAMGFDFAIVGFDATFLVERNETMRSAFERAAATDDGT, from the coding sequence ATGGATCCAACGGCGGACATGGCGGCGTTCCGGCAGGCGGTCCGCTCGGGCGAGCCCGTCGTCGGCGGCTGGGTGTCGATCGGCCACCCGGCGGTCGCCGAGATCACCGGAGCGGCGGGCTACGACTTCGTGACGATCGATACGGAACACGCCGCGAACAGCATCGAGACGGTCGAAAACCTCGTCCGGGCGGTCGACGCCGCAGGCGACGCGATCCCGATCGTCCGCCCGCCGACCGCCGATCCGGTCGCAATCAAGCGTCTTCTCGACACGGGTGTCGGGGGAATCATGGTGCCACGGGTGGACTCGGCCGAGACGGCGGCCAGCGTGGTCGAGGCCACCCGGTATCCACCGGCCGGGGTCCGGGGGACTGCCGCCAGTCGTGCCTCGGGGTACGGTCGAACGTTCCCGACGTACCTCGAATGGGCCGACGACGCGCTGACCCGGATCATCCAGATCGAGACGGAAGCGGCGGTGGCGGCGGCCGGCGACATCGCCGGCGTCGAGGGGGTCGACGCGCTGTTCGTCGGCCCGACCGACCTCTCCGCCGCGCTCGACGTTCATCTCGACTTCGAGGCCGACGACTTCCGAGCCGCCGTCGGGACGGTGATCGACGCTGCGGCCGACGAGAACGTACCGGTCGGAGTGTTCGCGACGGACCCCGACCGGATCGATGACTGGCTGGCGATGGGGTTCGATTTCGCGATCGTGGGGTTCGATGCGACGTTCCTCGTGGAACGAAACGAGACGATGCGATCGGCCTTCGAGCGGGCAGCGGCGACGGACGACGGGACGTAG
- the guaA gene encoding glutamine-hydrolyzing GMP synthase, with product MVDTELFIEEAVEEIENEVGDANAVIALSGGVDSSVAAALAYEALGDRLTPVYVDTGLMRKGETEQVAETFSYMDSLRIVDAHERFLDALSGVTDPEEKRHIVGEGFIREFEREARDAEADYLVQGTIYPDRIESEGNIKSHHNVGGLPDIVDFEGIVEPVRELYKDEVREVARALGLDELVAERMPFPGPGLAVRVLGEVTEEKLDVAREATHAVEEELEAYDPWQALAAVIGKATGVKGDNRVHGWVVSVRAVESRDGMTARALELDWETLQRLQSRITGSQENVARVVYDVTHKPPATIEYE from the coding sequence ATGGTCGACACCGAACTCTTCATCGAGGAGGCCGTCGAGGAAATCGAGAACGAGGTCGGCGACGCGAACGCGGTGATCGCGCTCTCCGGTGGTGTCGACTCGTCGGTGGCGGCCGCGCTGGCCTACGAGGCGCTCGGCGACCGTCTTACTCCTGTGTACGTCGACACCGGTCTGATGCGCAAGGGTGAGACCGAGCAGGTCGCGGAGACGTTCTCGTACATGGACAGCCTGCGGATCGTCGATGCCCACGAGCGGTTCCTCGACGCACTCTCCGGCGTCACGGACCCCGAGGAGAAACGTCATATCGTCGGCGAGGGGTTCATCCGTGAGTTCGAGCGCGAGGCCCGCGATGCCGAGGCCGACTACCTCGTTCAGGGGACGATCTACCCCGACCGGATCGAGTCGGAGGGGAACATCAAATCCCACCACAACGTCGGCGGACTGCCCGACATCGTGGACTTCGAGGGGATCGTCGAACCCGTCCGGGAGCTCTACAAGGACGAGGTCCGCGAGGTCGCGCGCGCGCTCGGCCTCGACGAACTGGTGGCCGAGCGGATGCCGTTCCCCGGGCCGGGCCTCGCCGTCAGAGTTCTCGGTGAAGTCACCGAGGAGAAACTCGACGTCGCCCGCGAGGCGACCCACGCGGTCGAGGAGGAACTCGAAGCGTACGACCCGTGGCAGGCGCTCGCTGCGGTGATCGGCAAGGCCACGGGCGTGAAGGGCGACAATCGAGTTCACGGCTGGGTGGTTTCGGTCCGGGCGGTCGAGAGCCGTGACGGGATGACCGCCCGTGCCCTCGAACTCGACTGGGAGACCCTCCAGCGCCTCCAGAGCCGGATCACCGGCTCTCAGGAGAACGTCGCACGCGTGGTCTACGACGTCACCCACAAACCGCCCGCGACCATCGAGTACGAATGA
- a CDS encoding aldo/keto reductase — translation MEHVTIQGVSVPAIGLGTWRMTGPTCRRAVSTALDLGYRRIDTAQAYGNEREVGAAIDTADVDREDVFLTTKLDAGNRDRDSVLDSARESLDKLRTEYVDLLLIHQPNPVADLSETLDAMDELVNDGAVEHIGVSNFGVERLHAAREHADAPILADQVQYHPFWDQTTLLDYCQINDVMLTAYSPLAHGGAVDDDVLRDVGARYGKTPAQVALRWLVQQENVSTIPKSTSPAHLEANLQVFDFELTDAEMDAIARPSLSRTASSFLRQRLPF, via the coding sequence ATGGAACACGTCACTATCCAGGGTGTCTCGGTCCCGGCCATCGGGCTCGGTACGTGGCGGATGACCGGCCCGACCTGCCGGCGCGCCGTGTCGACCGCACTCGATCTCGGCTATCGCCGGATCGACACCGCCCAGGCGTACGGCAACGAGCGTGAGGTCGGCGCGGCGATCGACACTGCCGACGTCGACCGCGAGGACGTCTTCCTCACCACCAAGCTCGATGCCGGCAATCGAGACCGTGACTCGGTTCTCGACTCCGCCCGTGAGAGTCTCGATAAACTCCGGACCGAGTACGTGGACCTCCTCCTGATCCACCAGCCGAACCCGGTGGCCGACCTCTCGGAAACCCTCGACGCGATGGACGAACTCGTCAACGACGGGGCGGTGGAGCACATCGGCGTCTCGAACTTCGGCGTCGAGCGGCTCCACGCCGCACGTGAGCACGCCGACGCGCCGATCCTCGCCGACCAGGTCCAGTACCACCCGTTCTGGGATCAGACGACGCTGCTGGATTACTGCCAGATCAACGATGTCATGCTGACGGCGTACAGCCCACTGGCCCACGGCGGCGCGGTCGACGACGACGTGCTCCGGGACGTCGGCGCGCGCTACGGCAAGACGCCCGCCCAGGTCGCGCTCCGGTGGCTGGTCCAGCAGGAGAACGTCTCGACCATCCCGAAATCCACGAGTCCCGCGCACCTCGAAGCCAACCTCCAGGTGTTCGACTTCGAACTCACCGACGCGGAGATGGACGCGATCGCGCGGCCGTCGCTCTCGCGCACCGCGTCGAGCTTCCTCCGTCAGCGTCTCCCGTTCTGA
- a CDS encoding Gfo/Idh/MocA family protein, protein MRFGILGTANIGRIAVLPAIRATDHEALAVASRDEERARAFADECDVPRAYGSYEALLADDDIEAVYNPLPNARHAEWTKRAADAGCHVLCEKPLTVDAAEARDLGAYCDERGVTLMEAFMYRYHPRTERAVEVVREQLDDVRFVKSSFQFPLGHDAEDVRLDPDLAGGSLMDVGCYAVTAARLFLGEPERAYASAADTRDAGVDTQLTGLLEYSDGATAEVSCSFDTQDTQFYRVEAENGWLEADPAFVPRDDDRATLRYAADGREVTETFDHVDQYRRQIEHFADCVRHDRRPRTDAREAERTMAVIDALAESAERGEPIELTE, encoded by the coding sequence ATGCGATTCGGCATTCTCGGCACGGCGAACATCGGACGGATCGCGGTACTTCCAGCTATTCGGGCTACGGACCACGAAGCACTCGCGGTCGCCTCCCGCGACGAGGAGCGCGCCCGAGCCTTCGCCGACGAGTGTGACGTTCCCCGTGCGTACGGCTCCTACGAGGCGTTGCTCGCGGACGACGACATCGAGGCGGTGTACAACCCGCTGCCGAACGCCCGCCACGCCGAGTGGACCAAGCGAGCGGCCGACGCCGGCTGTCACGTGCTCTGTGAGAAACCGCTGACCGTCGACGCGGCCGAGGCCCGCGACCTCGGTGCGTACTGCGACGAGCGCGGCGTCACCCTGATGGAGGCGTTCATGTACCGATACCACCCCCGAACCGAGCGTGCGGTCGAGGTAGTGCGCGAACAACTCGACGACGTTCGGTTCGTGAAGTCGTCGTTCCAGTTTCCGCTCGGCCACGACGCCGAGGACGTCCGACTCGACCCCGATCTCGCCGGTGGGAGCCTGATGGACGTCGGGTGTTACGCCGTCACCGCCGCGCGACTGTTCCTCGGCGAGCCCGAGCGCGCGTACGCGAGCGCGGCCGACACGCGCGATGCCGGCGTCGACACCCAGTTGACCGGACTTCTCGAATATTCGGACGGCGCAACCGCCGAGGTGTCGTGTAGCTTCGACACCCAGGACACCCAGTTCTATCGGGTCGAAGCCGAAAACGGGTGGCTCGAAGCCGATCCGGCGTTCGTTCCCCGTGACGATGATCGAGCTACGCTCAGATACGCTGCCGACGGTCGAGAGGTCACCGAAACGTTCGATCACGTCGACCAGTACCGCCGCCAGATCGAACACTTCGCCGACTGCGTTCGCCACGACCGTCGGCCACGAACCGACGCCCGCGAGGCCGAGCGCACGATGGCGGTCATCGACGCACTCGCCGAGAGCGCCGAGCGGGGCGAGCCGATCGAACTCACTGAATGA
- a CDS encoding cupin domain-containing protein, protein MLDQYPDLDPDEGEVLTEELHVSDDVLVKAFALGPGATVDPHDHPDATNVFHVLDGTVVVTRDDEEERVSAPGVVPNERGAVHGAHNETDERTVLTASLCPLPS, encoded by the coding sequence GTGCTCGATCAGTATCCCGACCTCGATCCGGACGAGGGTGAAGTTCTGACCGAAGAACTCCACGTTAGCGACGACGTCCTCGTGAAGGCGTTCGCGCTCGGTCCCGGCGCGACGGTCGACCCTCACGACCATCCCGATGCGACCAACGTTTTCCACGTGCTCGACGGGACGGTCGTCGTGACTAGGGACGACGAGGAAGAGCGGGTGAGCGCGCCCGGCGTCGTCCCCAACGAGCGTGGAGCGGTCCACGGTGCGCACAACGAGACCGACGAACGGACGGTACTCACCGCGAGTCTGTGTCCGCTGCCGAGTTGA
- a CDS encoding alpha/beta hydrolase: MAAAVAAIRRQEGLPAWHEMSIDRARRREDAVFTADAPAVDRIGDRSIPGPAGDISIRIYHPTTTAPAPVCVFYHGGGWTLGTLDSAGSICRRLARRTGCVVVSVDYRLAPEHPFPAAVADAESALSWTAANAETFGGDPDRLGVAGTSAGGNLAAVVARHARDTDLDLRHQLLLYPITDHAAAADPCDDHTGLLTRADMDWFWEQYLPMPADGADPDASPLRADDLSKLAPATVVTCGFDPLGEEGIAYADRLRDAGVAVDHAHYPRMAHGFLSLAGSVDAADEALDDVAAAARERLG; this comes from the coding sequence ATGGCAGCCGCCGTCGCGGCGATCCGCCGCCAGGAGGGACTGCCGGCGTGGCACGAGATGTCGATCGATCGGGCACGTCGCCGCGAGGACGCCGTATTCACCGCCGACGCCCCTGCCGTCGATCGGATCGGCGATCGATCGATTCCCGGTCCCGCGGGCGACATCTCGATCCGCATCTACCACCCCACGACCACCGCCCCCGCGCCGGTGTGCGTCTTCTATCACGGCGGTGGATGGACACTGGGAACGCTCGATTCTGCCGGCTCGATCTGCCGACGCCTCGCTCGCCGAACCGGCTGTGTCGTCGTTTCGGTCGACTACCGTCTCGCACCCGAACACCCGTTCCCGGCCGCGGTCGCGGACGCCGAGAGCGCGCTCTCGTGGACGGCGGCCAACGCCGAGACGTTCGGCGGCGATCCCGACCGCCTCGGCGTCGCCGGGACCAGTGCGGGCGGCAACCTCGCGGCGGTCGTCGCACGTCACGCGCGCGATACCGATCTCGACCTCCGCCACCAGCTCCTCCTCTACCCGATCACCGATCACGCCGCCGCCGCCGATCCCTGTGACGACCACACAGGGCTCCTCACACGCGCGGACATGGACTGGTTCTGGGAGCAGTACCTCCCGATGCCTGCCGACGGCGCGGACCCCGACGCCTCGCCGCTCCGCGCGGACGATCTCTCGAAACTCGCTCCGGCCACCGTCGTCACCTGTGGGTTCGATCCGCTCGGCGAGGAAGGCATCGCCTACGCCGATCGACTCCGCGATGCCGGCGTCGCCGTCGACCACGCCCACTACCCCCGAATGGCCCACGGTTTCCTCAGCCTCGCGGGCTCGGTCGACGCAGCGGACGAGGCGCTCGACGACGTGGCGGCTGCCGCCCGCGAACGACTCGGGTGA
- a CDS encoding MBL fold metallo-hydrolase — MATQLGDGIWWFDLRGVNAYLIEDDVLTLVDAGTPLGARAIAAGIEETGHAVADIERVLLTHYDMDHVGALDRLDDLDAVVRAGAADARVLTGDAKPPWRNHKGAFQRAMGPFVGTPDLPVAPIDDGEAVGSFTAYHTPGHTPGHTAFVSEERSAGFLGDLVFESAGALTVSAWPMSYDTREAAASVRSLAECAPVFDGLGMGHGVPFVRDGDQRLADLARSLR; from the coding sequence ATGGCCACGCAACTCGGTGACGGCATCTGGTGGTTCGATCTCCGCGGCGTGAACGCGTACCTGATCGAGGACGATGTCCTCACACTGGTCGACGCCGGAACGCCGCTCGGCGCGAGGGCCATTGCGGCTGGCATCGAGGAGACGGGCCACGCCGTCGCGGATATCGAGCGCGTTCTCCTGACCCACTACGACATGGATCACGTCGGCGCACTCGACCGACTCGATGACCTCGACGCGGTCGTGCGGGCGGGTGCGGCCGACGCACGGGTGCTCACCGGGGATGCAAAGCCGCCGTGGCGCAACCACAAGGGCGCGTTCCAGCGAGCCATGGGGCCGTTCGTCGGCACGCCGGACCTCCCAGTCGCGCCGATCGACGACGGTGAGGCGGTCGGCTCGTTCACCGCTTACCACACGCCTGGCCACACCCCCGGCCACACTGCGTTCGTCAGCGAAGAGCGCTCAGCGGGGTTTCTCGGCGATCTCGTCTTCGAGAGTGCTGGCGCGCTCACCGTCTCGGCGTGGCCCATGAGCTACGACACCCGCGAGGCCGCCGCGAGCGTCCGCTCGCTCGCCGAGTGCGCGCCCGTGTTCGACGGCCTCGGAATGGGCCACGGCGTCCCGTTCGTTCGAGACGGTGACCAGCGGCTCGCGGACCTCGCGCGGTCGCTCCGGTAG
- a CDS encoding CTP synthase — translation MPTTPDTGPGEGPKFVFVTGGVMSGLGKGITAASTGRLLANAGFDVTAVKIDPYLNVDAGTMNPYQHGEVYVLNDGGEVDLDLGNYERFLDADMSFDQNITTGKLYKNVIEKERSGDYLGKTVQIIPHITDDIKRRVREAAAGHDVCLIEVGGTVGDIEGGPYYEAIRQFSHEENDEDVLLAHVTLVPYSKNGEQKTKPTQHSVKELRSIGLQPDIVVGRCEDELDPETKEKIALFCDVPEDAVFSNPDVEDIYHVPLMVEGEGLDEYVMDELGIAGRALPADERTSQWRDLVTREQSGTVTIALVGKYALEDAYLSIHEALKHAGLERGVEVEVLWVDAEEMANTHEQRLKEADGVVVPGGFGTRGTTEKIAAARYARENDVPFLGLCLGFQIAVIEYARNVCDLDDAHSTEMEAETSHPVIGLLPEQYDVEDLGGTMRLGAHETDIESGTLAADLYGESCTERHRHRYEVNPEYIDRLEDAGLRFSGRANNRMEILELTDHPFFFGTQFHPEFRSRPGRASPPFVGLLDAAMGDDDHRAIDEVEA, via the coding sequence ATGCCGACAACCCCCGACACCGGTCCCGGCGAGGGACCGAAATTCGTTTTCGTCACCGGAGGTGTGATGAGTGGCCTCGGAAAGGGCATCACGGCCGCCAGCACCGGCCGGCTGCTCGCGAACGCCGGCTTCGACGTCACCGCCGTCAAGATCGACCCCTATCTCAACGTCGACGCCGGGACGATGAACCCCTACCAGCACGGCGAGGTCTACGTCCTGAACGACGGCGGCGAGGTCGACCTCGATCTCGGTAACTACGAGCGCTTCCTCGATGCGGACATGAGCTTCGACCAGAATATCACGACGGGAAAGCTCTACAAGAACGTTATCGAGAAGGAGCGAAGCGGTGACTACCTCGGCAAGACCGTCCAGATCATCCCGCACATCACCGACGACATCAAGCGCCGCGTTCGGGAGGCTGCCGCGGGCCACGACGTCTGTCTGATCGAGGTCGGTGGTACGGTCGGGGACATCGAAGGTGGCCCCTACTACGAGGCGATCCGGCAGTTCAGCCACGAGGAGAACGACGAGGACGTTCTCCTCGCCCACGTCACGCTGGTCCCGTACTCGAAAAACGGCGAGCAGAAGACCAAACCGACCCAGCACAGCGTGAAAGAGCTGCGGTCGATCGGGCTCCAGCCCGACATCGTGGTGGGTCGCTGCGAGGACGAGCTCGACCCCGAAACAAAGGAGAAGATCGCGCTGTTCTGTGACGTCCCCGAGGACGCGGTGTTCTCGAACCCCGACGTCGAGGACATCTACCACGTCCCGCTGATGGTCGAGGGCGAGGGCCTCGACGAGTACGTGATGGACGAGCTGGGGATCGCGGGGCGTGCGCTGCCCGCCGACGAGCGAACGAGTCAGTGGCGCGATCTCGTGACCCGCGAACAGTCCGGTACCGTGACGATCGCGCTCGTCGGGAAGTACGCCCTAGAGGACGCGTACCTCTCGATTCACGAGGCGCTCAAACACGCCGGCCTCGAACGCGGCGTCGAGGTCGAGGTGCTCTGGGTCGACGCCGAGGAGATGGCGAACACCCACGAGCAGCGCTTGAAGGAGGCCGACGGCGTGGTGGTGCCGGGCGGGTTCGGCACCCGCGGAACGACCGAGAAGATCGCCGCTGCACGGTACGCCCGCGAGAACGATGTCCCCTTCCTCGGGCTGTGTCTCGGCTTCCAGATAGCGGTCATCGAGTACGCACGAAACGTCTGTGACCTCGACGACGCGCACTCGACCGAGATGGAAGCCGAAACGTCGCACCCGGTGATCGGGCTCCTGCCCGAGCAGTACGACGTCGAGGATCTCGGTGGAACGATGCGGCTGGGCGCACACGAAACCGACATCGAGTCCGGGACGCTCGCGGCCGACCTCTACGGTGAGTCGTGTACCGAACGCCACCGCCACCGCTACGAGGTCAACCCCGAGTACATCGACCGACTGGAGGACGCGGGACTTCGCTTTTCGGGCCGAGCGAACAACCGGATGGAGATCCTCGAACTCACCGACCATCCGTTCTTCTTCGGAACCCAGTTCCACCCCGAGTTCCGGTCGCGGCCTGGCCGGGCGAGCCCGCCGTTCGTGGGGCTGCTCGACGCCGCTATGGGAGATGACGACCACAGAGCGATCGACGAGGTCGAAGCCTGA
- a CDS encoding DUF7126 family protein: MTMENDVETAVVAGPDPEGLGDALEAHGLSVARIDGAANRPALEDGGIAEADLFVLTDVGHATSIPVALDLAADLRVVVYARESLPEFAKGQADLLVDPALLDPDTVAEELAG; the protein is encoded by the coding sequence ATGACGATGGAAAACGACGTCGAGACGGCAGTCGTTGCTGGCCCCGATCCTGAAGGACTCGGCGACGCGCTCGAAGCACACGGATTGTCGGTAGCGCGGATCGACGGCGCGGCGAACCGGCCGGCGTTGGAGGATGGCGGAATCGCTGAGGCGGACCTGTTCGTGCTGACCGACGTCGGTCACGCGACCTCGATCCCGGTCGCGCTCGATCTCGCGGCCGACCTCCGGGTGGTCGTCTACGCGCGTGAATCGCTACCCGAGTTCGCGAAGGGCCAGGCGGATCTGCTCGTCGATCCCGCGCTGCTGGACCCCGATACCGTGGCCGAGGAACTCGCGGGTTAG
- a CDS encoding MogA/MoaB family molybdenum cofactor biosynthesis protein — protein MRHTDGGNPDDAHGDDDHEHSHADHGGDHAAHDHEDEAVHAHGHDFGPIGVGVVTVSTSRTLEDDPAGDAITAAIEDTDHEVATRELVDDDHDGIQGSVDALVGREDVDCVVTTGGTGVTPDDVTIEAVRPLFGKELPGFGELFRALSREEIGTRVVATRATAGVVDRSSSGGGTEDAGNGVPVFCLPGSEDAARLGVDIVIEEAPHLAGLATRDDR, from the coding sequence ATGCGACACACCGACGGCGGCAACCCTGACGACGCACACGGCGACGACGATCACGAACACAGTCACGCCGATCACGGGGGCGACCATGCTGCCCACGACCATGAGGACGAGGCCGTCCACGCTCACGGGCACGATTTCGGCCCGATCGGGGTCGGGGTCGTGACGGTCTCGACCAGCCGAACCCTGGAGGACGATCCCGCGGGCGACGCGATCACGGCCGCGATCGAGGACACCGATCACGAGGTCGCGACCCGCGAACTCGTCGACGACGACCACGACGGCATCCAAGGGAGCGTCGACGCCCTCGTCGGGCGCGAGGACGTCGACTGCGTCGTCACCACCGGCGGGACAGGCGTCACACCCGACGACGTGACCATCGAGGCCGTCCGGCCGCTGTTCGGCAAGGAACTCCCCGGATTCGGCGAACTGTTCCGCGCGCTCTCGCGCGAGGAGATCGGGACGCGAGTCGTCGCCACCCGTGCGACCGCGGGGGTCGTCGACCGGAGTTCGAGCGGCGGCGGGACCGAGGACGCCGGCAACGGCGTGCCGGTGTTCTGCCTGCCCGGCAGCGAGGACGCCGCCCGTCTCGGCGTGGATATCGTGATCGAGGAAGCGCCGCATCTCGCCGGGCTCGCCACCCGCGACGATCGGTAG
- the kynU gene encoding kynureninase — MDEFDADRASAERLDRDDPLAWCAERFTVPAEIYLDGNSLGPLSADAERALDDAIDEWRELGVRGWTDADPPWFRYGERLGDRLAPLVGARESEVVVANATTVNIHTLIGTFLDGLDDGSKILVNELDFPTDHYAIRAQFRQRGLDPDDHLVAVESVDGRTIDEERVVAAMDDHDVDILFMPSVLYRSGQLLDIEYLTRAAHERDVLAGFDLAHSIGVVSHDLSEWEVDFAVWCSYKYLNAGPGAIAGLYVNQNHFGTMPALAGWWGHEKATQFDMNPTFTPAADAGAYQIGTIPIFSAAPLDGALDLIDEVGIDAIREKSLDLTSYLVALVDDRLGNEIDGADGCTIGTPRDPGRRGGHVAIEHPDAERIAQALTESGVVVDFRPPNVVRMCPSPLYTSYADVWDAVERWRKILDTAAHERFDADRSGVS; from the coding sequence ATGGACGAGTTCGACGCCGACAGGGCGTCCGCCGAGCGGCTGGATCGGGACGATCCGCTGGCGTGGTGTGCCGAACGGTTCACGGTCCCCGCCGAGATCTATCTCGACGGGAACTCGCTCGGACCGCTGTCGGCCGACGCCGAGCGCGCACTCGACGACGCGATCGACGAGTGGCGGGAGCTGGGGGTCCGGGGCTGGACCGACGCCGACCCGCCGTGGTTTCGCTACGGCGAGCGCCTCGGCGACCGGCTCGCGCCGCTCGTCGGCGCACGCGAGTCCGAGGTGGTGGTGGCGAACGCCACGACAGTCAACATCCACACCCTGATCGGCACGTTCCTCGATGGGCTCGACGATGGGTCGAAAATCCTCGTGAACGAACTCGACTTTCCGACGGACCACTACGCGATCAGGGCGCAGTTCCGCCAGCGCGGTCTCGACCCCGACGACCATCTCGTGGCCGTCGAGAGCGTCGACGGCCGGACGATCGACGAGGAGCGCGTCGTTGCGGCGATGGACGACCACGACGTGGACATCCTGTTCATGCCGTCGGTGCTCTACCGGAGCGGCCAGCTCCTCGATATCGAGTATCTCACGAGAGCGGCCCACGAGCGGGACGTGCTCGCCGGCTTCGATCTCGCGCACTCGATCGGTGTCGTCTCGCACGATCTCTCGGAGTGGGAGGTCGACTTCGCCGTCTGGTGTTCGTACAAGTACCTCAACGCCGGGCCGGGCGCGATCGCGGGTCTCTACGTCAATCAGAACCACTTCGGCACGATGCCCGCCCTCGCCGGCTGGTGGGGTCACGAGAAGGCGACCCAGTTCGATATGAATCCGACGTTCACCCCGGCGGCCGACGCCGGCGCGTACCAGATCGGTACGATCCCGATATTCAGCGCCGCGCCGCTCGACGGCGCGCTCGATCTCATCGACGAGGTCGGAATCGACGCGATCCGCGAGAAGTCGCTCGACCTGACGTCGTATCTCGTCGCTCTCGTCGACGACCGCCTCGGTAACGAGATCGACGGCGCGGACGGCTGTACCATCGGGACGCCCCGCGATCCCGGGCGGCGGGGCGGACACGTCGCGATCGAACATCCCGACGCCGAACGGATCGCGCAGGCGTTGACTGAGAGCGGTGTGGTTGTCGATTTCCGCCCGCCGAACGTCGTCAGGATGTGTCCGTCGCCGCTGTACACCAGCTACGCCGACGTGTGGGACGCCGTCGAACGCTGGCGGAAAATCCTCGATACGGCGGCACACGAACGGTTCGACGCCGATCGGTCGGGTGTCTCCTGA